The proteins below are encoded in one region of Bombus terrestris chromosome 7, iyBomTerr1.2, whole genome shotgun sequence:
- the LOC100652075 gene encoding 3-hydroxyacyl-CoA dehydrogenase type-2: MNGLVALVTGGASGLGLGVVRRFIKEGAKVAIADLPKSKGNEIADELGASAVFTPMDVTSADDVNDALSIIRKKFKRLDVVVNAAGIACAHKIYNHNKDLPHNIENFENVIKVNVTGTFNVIRLSVPLIYKNTPDEDGQRGVIINTASVAAFEGQMGQVAYSASKGAIVGMTLPLSRDLSSIGIRVATIAPGLFDTPMLGSLPEKVRLYLKKTVPFPSRLGNPDEYAKLAQHIVENHLLNGEVIRLDGALRMQP; encoded by the exons atgaac gGATTAGTTGCTCTTGTAACTGGTGGTGCATCTGGATTGGGACTTGGTGTTGTACGAAGATTTATAAAAGAAGGTGCTAAAGTAGCTATTGCTGATTTACCAAAATCTAAAGGAAATGAAATTGCTGATGAACTTGGAGCGTCTGCTGTCTTTACACCAATGGAT GTAACATCAGCAGATGATGTAAACGATGCTTTATCTATAATACGTAAGAAGTTCAAAAGATTGGATGTCGTAGTAAATGCAGCAGGAATAGCCTGTGCCCACAAaatatataatcataataaaGATCTTCCACACAATATtgagaattttgaaaatgtGATTAAAGTAAATGTTACTGGAACATTTAATGTCATTAGATTATCTGTACCACTGATATATAAGAATACACCAGATGAAGATGGACAACGGGGAGTGATAATTAACACAGCAAGCGTTGCAGCATTTGAAGGACAAATGGGTCAGGTAGCATATTCTGCGAGCAAAGGTGCGATTGTTGGTATGACTTTGCCACTATCTCGTGACCTATCTAGTATTGGTATTCGTGTTGCTACAATCGCACCTGGATTATTTGATACACCAATGCTGGGAAGTTTACCAGAGAAAGTACGTTTGTATTTAAAGAAAACAGTACCATTTCCAAGCAGATTGGGTAATCCTGATGAATATGCTAAGCTTGCACAACATATTGTTGAAAATCATCTCTTAAATGGAGAAGTGATAAGATTAGATGGTGCTCTCAGAATGCAACcgtga
- the LOC100652193 gene encoding valine--tRNA ligase, mitochondrial isoform X2 → MKIIQCNTSLHVKSYYKYCCNKFSTQQLSDFPKTFNSKKSEHEWYQIWKDNNHFTIKNNEKAALKMLLPPPNITGTLHLGHALTVTIQDILARWYRMKGHPVIWIPGFDHAGIATQMMIEKYLFKVKGISKSDIGKEQFLSFVWQWKNEKQNNIKSQLEALGASLDWSKEYFTMSKDHNVAVIEALVILNNRNLLYRKKDLINWSPTLRSTISDIEVEHLYITKKTQLQVPGYKKMITFGEIAYIAYPVKDSKDKIVVATTRPETLFGDVAIAVHPDDERYTKYIGHQVWHTLRETYIPVISDPLVDRQYGTGAVKVTPAHDPLDYQIAMNHQLEIIEVIDEYGNITGIGKQFKGLPRFIAREKVLNELSNKGILNSISDHEMYVPLCSRSHDVIEYLLKEQWFIKCESMAQKALQAVEQGHLKIIPNTYEKPWYDYLNNNRDWCISRQIWWGHSIPAYYVTVEGKTEWVISRTENDAKTIVQNKYGPDVKLHKDQDVLDTWFSSAILPFAVMGWPKKTEDFKRYYPLTLMETGSDILFFWVARMVMLGLELTNCIPFNEVLLHGLVCDAYGKKMSKTTGNIVSPENIINGITLNDLIAQMKESYNTGLISESVLKRMLNANNKQFPNGIPEHGADALRMTLCSHNIKNQHIKFDIMECQTNKFFLNKIWQAGKYVLLMTSKQVYQEPTNMTIIDQWILSRLSLMINIVSDSFMQRDFHKAIASMKQFLYYEFCDFYLEATKWGYKSKDIDAHNFYQCRH, encoded by the exons atgaaaatcATACAATGTAATACTTCATTACACGTTAAGTCCTATTATAAATATTGCTGCAATAAGTTCTCTACTCAACAGTTATCAG ATTTTCCAAAAACTTTTAATAGTAAAAAGAGTGAACATGAATGGTATCAGATTTGGAAAGACAATAATCattttactattaaaaataatgaaaaagcaGCATTGAAAATGCTTTTACCTCCCCCTAATATAACTGGAACATTGCATTTAGGACATGCATTAACTGTTACAATTCAAGATATATTAGCAAGATG GTATAGAATGAAGGGACATCCTGTAATATGGATACCAGGTTTTGATCATGCTGGAATTGCAACACAAATGATgatagaaaaatatctttttaaagtaAAGGGTATCAGTAAGTCAGATATAGGAAAAGAACAGTTTCTGTCATTTGTTTGGCagtggaaaaatgaaaaacaaaataatataaaatctcaATTAGAAGCTTTGGGTGCTAGTTTAGATTGGTCTAAAGAATACTTTACAATGAGTAAG gATCATAATGTTGCTGTGATAGAAGCACTTGTCATATTGAACAatcgaaatttattatataggaagaaagatttgataaatTGGTCCCCTACTCTACGTAGTACAATATCGGATATTGAGGTAGAACACTTATACATTACTAAAAAGACACAGCTCCAAGTTCCAGGATACAAGAAAATGATTACATTTGGTGAAATAGCATATATAGCTTATCCAGTGAAAGATTCAA AAGATAAGATAGTAGTAGCAACTACTAGACCAGAAACTCTTTTTGGAGATGTAGCAATTGCTGTTCATCCAGATGATGAAAGATACACAAAATATATTGGGCATCAAGTTTGGCATACTTTAAGAGAAACATACATTCCTGTTATTTCTGATCCTTTAGTTGACAGACAATATGGCACAg gTGCAGTAAAAGTAACACCAGCGCATGATCCTTTAGATTACCAGATTGCAATGAATCATCAATTAGAAATTATTGAAGTTATTGATGAATATGGAAATATAACAGGAATAGGCAAACAATTTAAA gGTTTGCCAAGATTTATTGCTCGAGAGAAAGTTTTAAACGAATTGTCAAATAAAGGTATTCTAAACAGTATCAGTGATCACGAGATGTACGTGCCATTGTGTTCACGATCTCATGATGTCATAGAATACTTACTCAAAGAACAATGGTTTATTAAATGTGAAAGTATGGCTCAGAAGGCGCTACAAGCTGTGGAACAGGGGCATTTAAAAATAATACCTAATACTTATGAAAAACCGTGGTATGATTATCTCAATAATAACAG AGATTGGTGTATTTCAAGACAAATTTGGTGGGGACATTCTATTCCTGCATATTATGTTACAGTTGAAGGTAAAACTGAATGGGTAATTAGTAGAACTGAAAATGATGCAAAAACtattgtacaaaataaatatggACCAgatgtaaaattacataaagaTCAGGATGTATTGGATACTTGGTTTTCTTCTGCTATACTTCCGTTTGCAGTAATGGGATGGCCAAAGAAG ACAGAAgattttaaaagatattatcCTTTAACATTAATGGAAACGGGAAgtgatattcttttcttttgggTTGCAAGGATGGTAATGCTAGGATTGGAATTGACTAATTGTATACCTTTTAAT GAAGTTTTACTGCATGGTCTTGTATGTGATGCTTATGGAAAGAAAATGTCTAAAACAACTGGGAATATTGTTTCTCCAGAAAATATTATCAATGGTATTACCTTAAAT GACCTGATTGCACAAATGAAAGAAAGTTATAATACAGGTTTAATTAGTGAATCTGTTTTAAAACGAATGTTAAATGCAAATAATAAACAGTTTCCTAATGGTATACCAGAACATGGTGCAGACGCGttacgtatgacattatgtagtcaCAATATTAAAA ATCAACATATCAAGTTTGATATTATGGAGTGccaaacaaacaaattttttttaaataaaatttggcaAGCAGGCAAATATGTTTTACTGATGACAAGCAAACAAGTGTATCAAGAACCTACAAATATGACAATTATTGATCAATGGATTCTAAGCAGATTATCTCTAATGATAAATATAGTCAGTGATTCATTTATGCAACGAGATTTCCATAAAGCTATTGCATCGATGAAGCAATTCCTATATTATgaattttgtgatttttatttg GAAGCAACTAAATGGGGATATAAGAGCAAAGACATAGATGCACAT AATTTTTATCAGTGCCGTCATTAA
- the LOC100652193 gene encoding valine--tRNA ligase isoform X1, which translates to MKIIQCNTSLHVKSYYKYCCNKFSTQQLSDFPKTFNSKKSEHEWYQIWKDNNHFTIKNNEKAALKMLLPPPNITGTLHLGHALTVTIQDILARWYRMKGHPVIWIPGFDHAGIATQMMIEKYLFKVKGISKSDIGKEQFLSFVWQWKNEKQNNIKSQLEALGASLDWSKEYFTMSKDHNVAVIEALVILNNRNLLYRKKDLINWSPTLRSTISDIEVEHLYITKKTQLQVPGYKKMITFGEIAYIAYPVKDSKDKIVVATTRPETLFGDVAIAVHPDDERYTKYIGHQVWHTLRETYIPVISDPLVDRQYGTGAVKVTPAHDPLDYQIAMNHQLEIIEVIDEYGNITGIGKQFKGLPRFIAREKVLNELSNKGILNSISDHEMYVPLCSRSHDVIEYLLKEQWFIKCESMAQKALQAVEQGHLKIIPNTYEKPWYDYLNNNRDWCISRQIWWGHSIPAYYVTVEGKTEWVISRTENDAKTIVQNKYGPDVKLHKDQDVLDTWFSSAILPFAVMGWPKKTEDFKRYYPLTLMETGSDILFFWVARMVMLGLELTNCIPFNEVLLHGLVCDAYGKKMSKTTGNIVSPENIINGITLNDLIAQMKESYNTGLISESVLKRMLNANNKQFPNGIPEHGADALRMTLCSHNIKNQHIKFDIMECQTNKFFLNKIWQAGKYVLLMTSKQVYQEPTNMTIIDQWILSRLSLMINIVSDSFMQRDFHKAIASMKQFLYYEFCDFYLEATKWGYKSKDIDAHVSHTYSLRKCLEVFLRISAPIIPYISDDLYKRLSNEFPEFLSVPSLMQAQYPVPQQYNEWRDVSLDEKINDVLNIILKIRSIIGNVSKKLNPEVHIVTSKFENLKFYNDVINLIKGGSKIFNIFIFLKDDYTEDKNSVFYNCSSDCTLFIITENSSILQQFKENILKETITQKN; encoded by the exons atgaaaatcATACAATGTAATACTTCATTACACGTTAAGTCCTATTATAAATATTGCTGCAATAAGTTCTCTACTCAACAGTTATCAG ATTTTCCAAAAACTTTTAATAGTAAAAAGAGTGAACATGAATGGTATCAGATTTGGAAAGACAATAATCattttactattaaaaataatgaaaaagcaGCATTGAAAATGCTTTTACCTCCCCCTAATATAACTGGAACATTGCATTTAGGACATGCATTAACTGTTACAATTCAAGATATATTAGCAAGATG GTATAGAATGAAGGGACATCCTGTAATATGGATACCAGGTTTTGATCATGCTGGAATTGCAACACAAATGATgatagaaaaatatctttttaaagtaAAGGGTATCAGTAAGTCAGATATAGGAAAAGAACAGTTTCTGTCATTTGTTTGGCagtggaaaaatgaaaaacaaaataatataaaatctcaATTAGAAGCTTTGGGTGCTAGTTTAGATTGGTCTAAAGAATACTTTACAATGAGTAAG gATCATAATGTTGCTGTGATAGAAGCACTTGTCATATTGAACAatcgaaatttattatataggaagaaagatttgataaatTGGTCCCCTACTCTACGTAGTACAATATCGGATATTGAGGTAGAACACTTATACATTACTAAAAAGACACAGCTCCAAGTTCCAGGATACAAGAAAATGATTACATTTGGTGAAATAGCATATATAGCTTATCCAGTGAAAGATTCAA AAGATAAGATAGTAGTAGCAACTACTAGACCAGAAACTCTTTTTGGAGATGTAGCAATTGCTGTTCATCCAGATGATGAAAGATACACAAAATATATTGGGCATCAAGTTTGGCATACTTTAAGAGAAACATACATTCCTGTTATTTCTGATCCTTTAGTTGACAGACAATATGGCACAg gTGCAGTAAAAGTAACACCAGCGCATGATCCTTTAGATTACCAGATTGCAATGAATCATCAATTAGAAATTATTGAAGTTATTGATGAATATGGAAATATAACAGGAATAGGCAAACAATTTAAA gGTTTGCCAAGATTTATTGCTCGAGAGAAAGTTTTAAACGAATTGTCAAATAAAGGTATTCTAAACAGTATCAGTGATCACGAGATGTACGTGCCATTGTGTTCACGATCTCATGATGTCATAGAATACTTACTCAAAGAACAATGGTTTATTAAATGTGAAAGTATGGCTCAGAAGGCGCTACAAGCTGTGGAACAGGGGCATTTAAAAATAATACCTAATACTTATGAAAAACCGTGGTATGATTATCTCAATAATAACAG AGATTGGTGTATTTCAAGACAAATTTGGTGGGGACATTCTATTCCTGCATATTATGTTACAGTTGAAGGTAAAACTGAATGGGTAATTAGTAGAACTGAAAATGATGCAAAAACtattgtacaaaataaatatggACCAgatgtaaaattacataaagaTCAGGATGTATTGGATACTTGGTTTTCTTCTGCTATACTTCCGTTTGCAGTAATGGGATGGCCAAAGAAG ACAGAAgattttaaaagatattatcCTTTAACATTAATGGAAACGGGAAgtgatattcttttcttttgggTTGCAAGGATGGTAATGCTAGGATTGGAATTGACTAATTGTATACCTTTTAAT GAAGTTTTACTGCATGGTCTTGTATGTGATGCTTATGGAAAGAAAATGTCTAAAACAACTGGGAATATTGTTTCTCCAGAAAATATTATCAATGGTATTACCTTAAAT GACCTGATTGCACAAATGAAAGAAAGTTATAATACAGGTTTAATTAGTGAATCTGTTTTAAAACGAATGTTAAATGCAAATAATAAACAGTTTCCTAATGGTATACCAGAACATGGTGCAGACGCGttacgtatgacattatgtagtcaCAATATTAAAA ATCAACATATCAAGTTTGATATTATGGAGTGccaaacaaacaaattttttttaaataaaatttggcaAGCAGGCAAATATGTTTTACTGATGACAAGCAAACAAGTGTATCAAGAACCTACAAATATGACAATTATTGATCAATGGATTCTAAGCAGATTATCTCTAATGATAAATATAGTCAGTGATTCATTTATGCAACGAGATTTCCATAAAGCTATTGCATCGATGAAGCAATTCCTATATTATgaattttgtgatttttatttg GAAGCAACTAAATGGGGATATAAGAGCAAAGACATAGATGCACATGTAAGTCATACATATAGCTTAAGAAAATGTTTAGAAGTATTTTTACGTATATCTGCACCTATAATTCCATATATATCTGATGATTTGTACAAAAGATTATCAAATGAATTCCCAGAATTTTTATCAGTGCCGTCATTAATGCAAGCACAATATCCAGTACCACAACAG TATAATGAATGGAGAGACGTTTCCCtagatgaaaaaataaatgatgtcttaaatattatattaaaaattagaagcATTATCGGTAATGTTAGCAAAAAATTAAATCCAGAAG TTCACATTGTAactagcaaatttgaaaatcttaaattttataatgatgtcataaatttaattaaaggtggaagtaaaatttttaatatttttatattcttaaaagATGATTATACAGAAGATAAAAATAGTGTTTTTTATAATTGTAGTTCTGATTGTACATTGTTTATTATCACTGAG aacTCTTCTATTCTGCAACAATTTAAGGAGAACATCTTGAAAGAGACAATTACACAAAAGaattaa
- the LOC100652313 gene encoding kelch domain-containing protein 4 isoform X1: MGRKDKNKKKISGGAKTALKTEKKLNAKQKRELATLGEEDIENVIAQIEKEETKRQRVIEKTVDPPSRRVNFTLTAHPFKDELVMLGGEFHDGRTTFVYGDMFIYNINKNEWTIIKAPGAPPPRCGHQAVTTSANKGELWVFGGEFSSPSESQFYHYRDLWVYRFGEKKWEKVLSSGGPSARSGHRMAHIKKQLIVFGGFHDNLRNYKYYNDVHIFNLETYVWHKIDVIGTPPFPRSGCILLPTPDNKLLVYGGYSKERIKKDVDKGCIHSDMFLLTPEKNDQSGLKWKWVPVKQSGVKISPRCSTPATLVQPNLAYLFGGVFDEEDNEEELRGTFYNDLVALDLEKFQWHIVTLNGKRDITTRRRRRKLKEDDGQENDIEMGDDNDMDTQEPLPIPVESKVIDDDGIFTVTIGSTQISTIDTKENIYKDMFVPPSRMNSGLVVKHNILYLYGGLFEDENRQYTLNDFYSLDYRKLDEWNTILRDDLSSQIWYDSSDSSSDSEHTDDSDENESDSIDKQMDVCEN; the protein is encoded by the exons ATGGGtagaaaagataaaaacaaaaaaaagataaGTGGTGGTGCAAAAACTGCACTTAAAACTGAAAAAAAGCTGAATGCTAAACAAAAAAGAGAATTGGCTACACTTGGTGAG GAAGATATAGAGAATGTGATTGCtcaaattgaaaaagaagaaactaaaaGACAACGTGTTATTGAAAAAACAGTAGATCCACCATCTAGACGTGTAAACTTTACTTTAACAGCACATCCTTTCAAAGATGAACTTGTTATGCTTGGTGGAGAATTTCATGATGGACGAAca ACGTTTGTTTATGGagatatgtttatatataatataaacaaaaatgAGTGGACGATCATTAAAGCACCTGGTGCTCCTCCTCCACGTTGTGGTCATCAAGCTGTAACTACAAGTGCAAATAAAGGAGAACTATGGGTATTTGGTGGTGAATTTTCAAGTCCTTCGGAATCacaattttatcactatagAGATTTATGGGTTTACCGATTTGGAGAGAAAAAGTGGGAAAAAGTTTT ATCTTCTGGTGGGCCATCAGCCAGAAGTGGCCACAGAATGGCACATATAAAAAAACAGTTGATAGTATTTGGTGGATTTCATGATAACTtaaggaattataaatattacaatgatgtacatatatttaatctTGAAACATATGTGTGGCACAAAATTGATGTAATAG GTACTCCACCATTTCCAAGATCTGGGTGTATATTGCTACCAACACCTGACAATAAACTTCTTGTATATGGTGGTTATagtaaagaaagaataaaaaaagatgtTGATAAAGGCTGCATTCATAGTGACATGTTCTTATTGACTCCTGAGA AGAATGATCAGTCAGGTTTAAAATGGAAGTGGGTGCCTGTAAAACAATCAGGAGTTAAAATATCACCACGATGTAGTACACCTGCCACTTTGGTTCAACCAAATTTGGCTTACTTATTTGGTGGAGTTTTTGATGAAGAAGATAATGAAGAGGAACTTCGTGGAACATTTTACAATGACTTAGTAGCTTTAGATCTAGAAAAATTTCAATGGCACATag TAACACTGAATGGAAAAAGAGATATAACTACACGACGtcgaagaagaaaattgaagGAAGATGATGGGCAAGAAAATGATATCGAAATGGGAGATGACAATGATATGGATACGCAAGAACCACTCCCTATTCCTGTTGAATCTAAAGTTATTGATGATGATGGAATCTTCACAGTTACAATAGGATCAACACAAATATCTACTATTGATACAAAAGAAAACATATATAAAGATATGTTTGTTCCACCCTCAAGAATGAATTCTGGATTAGTTGTAAAGCACaatatcttatatttatatgGAGGCTTATTTGAGGATGAAAACAGACAATATACACTCAACGACTTTTATAGTTTAg aTTATCGTAAATTAGATGAGTGGAATACAATATTAAGGGATGATTTGTCTTCACAAATTTGGTATGATTCCAGTGATTCTAGTTCAGACAGTGAACACACAGATGATAGTGATGAAAATGAGAGTGATTCTATAGACAAGCAGATGGATGTTTGTGAAAATTAA
- the LOC100652313 gene encoding kelch domain-containing protein 4 isoform X2: MLGGEFHDGRTTFVYGDMFIYNINKNEWTIIKAPGAPPPRCGHQAVTTSANKGELWVFGGEFSSPSESQFYHYRDLWVYRFGEKKWEKVLSSGGPSARSGHRMAHIKKQLIVFGGFHDNLRNYKYYNDVHIFNLETYVWHKIDVIGTPPFPRSGCILLPTPDNKLLVYGGYSKERIKKDVDKGCIHSDMFLLTPEKNDQSGLKWKWVPVKQSGVKISPRCSTPATLVQPNLAYLFGGVFDEEDNEEELRGTFYNDLVALDLEKFQWHIVTLNGKRDITTRRRRRKLKEDDGQENDIEMGDDNDMDTQEPLPIPVESKVIDDDGIFTVTIGSTQISTIDTKENIYKDMFVPPSRMNSGLVVKHNILYLYGGLFEDENRQYTLNDFYSLDYRKLDEWNTILRDDLSSQIWYDSSDSSSDSEHTDDSDENESDSIDKQMDVCEN, encoded by the exons ATGCTTGGTGGAGAATTTCATGATGGACGAAca ACGTTTGTTTATGGagatatgtttatatataatataaacaaaaatgAGTGGACGATCATTAAAGCACCTGGTGCTCCTCCTCCACGTTGTGGTCATCAAGCTGTAACTACAAGTGCAAATAAAGGAGAACTATGGGTATTTGGTGGTGAATTTTCAAGTCCTTCGGAATCacaattttatcactatagAGATTTATGGGTTTACCGATTTGGAGAGAAAAAGTGGGAAAAAGTTTT ATCTTCTGGTGGGCCATCAGCCAGAAGTGGCCACAGAATGGCACATATAAAAAAACAGTTGATAGTATTTGGTGGATTTCATGATAACTtaaggaattataaatattacaatgatgtacatatatttaatctTGAAACATATGTGTGGCACAAAATTGATGTAATAG GTACTCCACCATTTCCAAGATCTGGGTGTATATTGCTACCAACACCTGACAATAAACTTCTTGTATATGGTGGTTATagtaaagaaagaataaaaaaagatgtTGATAAAGGCTGCATTCATAGTGACATGTTCTTATTGACTCCTGAGA AGAATGATCAGTCAGGTTTAAAATGGAAGTGGGTGCCTGTAAAACAATCAGGAGTTAAAATATCACCACGATGTAGTACACCTGCCACTTTGGTTCAACCAAATTTGGCTTACTTATTTGGTGGAGTTTTTGATGAAGAAGATAATGAAGAGGAACTTCGTGGAACATTTTACAATGACTTAGTAGCTTTAGATCTAGAAAAATTTCAATGGCACATag TAACACTGAATGGAAAAAGAGATATAACTACACGACGtcgaagaagaaaattgaagGAAGATGATGGGCAAGAAAATGATATCGAAATGGGAGATGACAATGATATGGATACGCAAGAACCACTCCCTATTCCTGTTGAATCTAAAGTTATTGATGATGATGGAATCTTCACAGTTACAATAGGATCAACACAAATATCTACTATTGATACAAAAGAAAACATATATAAAGATATGTTTGTTCCACCCTCAAGAATGAATTCTGGATTAGTTGTAAAGCACaatatcttatatttatatgGAGGCTTATTTGAGGATGAAAACAGACAATATACACTCAACGACTTTTATAGTTTAg aTTATCGTAAATTAGATGAGTGGAATACAATATTAAGGGATGATTTGTCTTCACAAATTTGGTATGATTCCAGTGATTCTAGTTCAGACAGTGAACACACAGATGATAGTGATGAAAATGAGAGTGATTCTATAGACAAGCAGATGGATGTTTGTGAAAATTAA